One segment of Gadus chalcogrammus isolate NIFS_2021 chromosome 8, NIFS_Gcha_1.0, whole genome shotgun sequence DNA contains the following:
- the LOC130388357 gene encoding uncharacterized protein LOC130388357: MDYTLKKDKDLARIFSTIPANATYTSHHIQNEIIEIMSTIITEEIVKDIGEAWYTLKVDGTKDPTGCENISIVLRYVDTSNTVRERLVSMATTKQCDAKSLTQLVLAQLRDIGLNTAKVLSQCYDGASVMSGVHGGMQKIVQEELQREVPYVHCFNHQLHLVVVHAMSSDFALENFFSVCTSLYKYFKKPTVAAVYTGEKLKRLLEQRWTGHLATVTVILKSIDNIVHLLRGIEGSQTSAAEVRMEATGLLKAITQPSFLFIACMTHQILSLLDPPNTALQAKSTDLYTGVRLVQSALACVEKLRCDTQFDTFWEKFSQDRQTSEPPAAAPPQKRPRNLSHLSDYVVDTTVGHRQKEAEERTGCKRLYFSTLDAVVGEIKARFSVRNSQLVQALCTLHPGSEDFLNTNKVRPLLDLTGTEMKEAEFAVAQQFLQDEMAKSNDNWTTQDILIRYCEPLAAMPTVLKTLKLSLTFGASTATCENSFNSQKCVQ, encoded by the coding sequence ATGGACTACACCCTTAAAAAGGACAAGGACCTTGCTAGGATTTTTAGCACCATCCCTGCGAATGCCACatacacatcacatcacatccaaAATGAAATTATTGAAATCATGAGTACAATCATCACAGAGGAAATAGTGAAAGATATAGGAGAGGCTTGGTACACATTAAAGGTTGATGGCACCAAAGATCCCACTGGCTGCGAAAATATATCCATAGTGCTTCGCTACGTGGACACGAGCAACACTGTAAGGGAGCGACTTGTCTCAATGGCCACTACCAAACAATGTGATGCCAAGTCTCTGACTCAGCTGGTTTTGGCACAGTTGAGAGACATTGGGCTAAATACAGCGAAGGTGCTCAGTCAGTGTTACGATGGGGCAAGTGTCATGTCTGGAGTACACGGAGGGATGCAGAAAATCGTGCAGGAAGAATTGCAGAGAGAGGTGCCATACGTACACTGCTTTAATCATCAGTTGCATTTGGTTGTGGTGCACGCCATGTCTTCTGATTTCGCACTGGAAAACTTTTTCAGTGTATGCACTTCACTCTACAAGTACTTCAAGAAACCTACAGTGGCTGCAGTGTACACGGGCGAGAAGTTGAAGAGGTTGCTTGAGCAACGGTGGACAGGCCACCTGGCCACAGTGACGGTGATCCTGAAATCAATTGACAACATTGTCCACTTGCTTCGTGGGATCGAAGGCTCCCAAACCAGTGCAGCAGAGGTGCGAATGGAGGCCACAGGGCTTTTGAAGGCCATTACCCAGCCCAGCTTCCTGTTCATTGCCTGCATGACGCATCAAATATTGAGTTTGCTTGATCCTCCCAACACTGCACTCCAAGCCAAATCCACAGACCTCTACACTGGTGTCAGACTGGTCCAAAGTGCCTTGGCGTGTGTTGAGAAGCTGAGATGTGATACTCAGTTTGACACATTTTGGGAGAAATTCTctcaagacagacagacctcagAACCTCCTGCAGCAGCACCCCCACAGAAACGACCAAGAAATTTGAGCCACTTGAGTGACTATGTGGTGGACACCACAGTTGGTCACCGTCAAAAGGAAGCGGAAGAGAGGACTGGGTGTAAAAGACTGTATTTCAGTACTTTGGATGCTGTAGTGGGAGAGATTAAAGCAAGATTCAGCGTAAGAAACAGCCAACTGGTGCAGGCCCTGTGCACCTTACACCCAGGGAGTGAAGATTTcctgaacacaaacaaagtgaGACCACTGCTTGACCTAACAGGCACAGAGATGAAGGAAGCTGAGTTTGCTGTAGCACAGCAGTTTCTGCAGGACGAAATGGCCAAATCAAATGACAACTGGACTACACAGGACATTTTGATACGATACTGTGAGCCTCTAGCAGCCATGCCTACTGTGCTAAAAACACTCAAGCTGAGCCTTACCTTCGGTGCATCAACTGCAACATGTGAAAATTCATTTAACTCTCAAAAATGTGTTCAGTGA
- the LOC130388008 gene encoding uncharacterized protein LOC130388008, with protein sequence MKRIFERHSDSVEQLQEEVLATLDNFQDPFSFMATTYMQDSTIQRLFNPVKPEEVVMSQRVCRVKKGQSRVLGIKNRSFYYISLVKSLEQLLSNSRIFDVIRTTPQSCHKDGFLYDMVDGSLFKSHPLFSVKPSALQIILNTDEIEICNPLGSHASVNKLLMVYYTLGNINPKFRSKLAAIRLLAIAKADDIDKCGVDFVLQRIDEDLKLLYNGVTIQTQSGGFELFGAVISVCGDTLAQHELAGFKEGVGFAYSKCRHCECTFEEMQINFNEERFTKRTMEKHIQQCHEIEKASTAFLKSALKTTYGINRRSKLVDFPAFDLIRQTPQDIMHIILEGVAPMEVKCVLKYLVLSGQMELDVFNSAMQSFPLSPVDVRDKPCPISVSTLASNDNKLKQSSGQMLILLKIMPFLLNTIEKNEYVQFVLDLIEIVHIRFAPVLSVQTVLRLRSMIEQHLKQFKQLFPENNVIPKQHYLLHLASQILSLGPMIRHMCMRFESKHCFFKQWSSKLNFKNVCKSLVKHNQLFECCQNEMGMEHPIFLHEKELGPVSEVANMEYVNAKMRDFLGIYGCYVCGCFPVSPLSFSVGLTPLAVPPPSSNPLSNLGAVCWPISVIRP encoded by the coding sequence ATGAAGAGGATCTTTGAAAGACATTCAGACAGTGTGGAGCAGCTACAAGAGGAAGTACTGGCAACATTAGACAATTTTCAAGATCCTTTCTCCTTCATGGCCACCACATACATGCAAGACAGCACCATCCAGAGGCTTTTTAACCCAGTTAAACCAGAGGAGGTAGTTATGTCTCAGAGGGTTTGTCGAGTTAAAAAAGGACAATCAAGAGTTCTTGGAATTAAAAACAGAAGCTTTTACTATATATCCCTGGTTAAGAGTCTTGAACAGCTGTTGTCCAATTCTAGGATTTTTGATGTGATCCGCACCACGCCACAGAGTTGTCACAAAGATGGATTTTTGTATGATATGGTTGATGGGAGCCTTTTCAAATCCCACCCACTGTTTTCAGTGAAACCTTCTGCTTTACAGATCATTTTAAACACTGATGAAATAGAGATCTGCAATCCTCTCGGGTCACATGCTTCAGTAAATAAATTACTGATGGTTTATTATACTTTAGGAAACATAAACCCCAAGTTTAGGTCAAAGCTGGCTGCAATCAGACTCCTTGCTATAGCAAAAGCTGATGATATTGACAAATGTGGTGTTGATTTTGTATTACAAAGAATTGATGAAGACTTAAAGTTGCTGTATAATGGTGTCACAATCCAAACACAGAGTGGTGGATTCGAGTTATTTGGTGCTGTAATTTCAGTGTGTGGTGACACACTTGCGCAGCATGAGCTTGCTGGTTTCAAGGAAGGAGTTGGTTTTGCATACAGTAAGTGTAGGCATTGTGAATGTACCTTTGAGGAAATGCAAATTAATTTTAATGAAGAGCGCTTTACAAAAAGGACAATGGAAAAACATATTCAACAGTGCCATGAAATAGAAAAGGCCAGCACAGCCTTCTTGAAATCGGCCCTCAAAACCACCTATGGTATAAACAGAAGGAGCAAGCTGGTTGATTTTCCAGCCTTTGACCTCATTCGGCAAACTCCACAGGACATAATGCACATCATTCTTGAGGGTGTTGCACCAATGGAAGTTAAGTGTGTTTTAAAATACCTTGTTCTGTCTGGACAGATGGAGTTGGATGTGTTCAATTCAGCCATGCAAAGTTTTCCTTTGTCACCAGTAGATGTACGTGACAAACCCTGCCCTATAAGTGTCAGTACCTTGGCATCAAATGATAACAAACTTAAACAGTCCTCAGGGCAAATGCTGATATTGCTGAAGATCATGCCTTTTCTGCTGAATACTATAGAGAAAAATGAGTATGTTCAGTTTGTTTTGGACTTAATTGAGATAGTTCATATACGTTTTGCTCCTGTTTTATCTGTGCAGACTGTATTAAGACTGAGAAGTATGATTGAACAGCATTTGAAACAGTTTAAGCAACTTTTTCCTGAGAATAATGTCATTCCTAAGCAACATTACCTGCTGCATCTCGCTTCCCAAATTCTTTCCCTGGGCCCTATGATAAGACACATGTGCATGAGATTTGAGTCAAAGCACTGTTTTTTCAAACAGTGGTCATCTAAATTGAACTTCAAAAATGTCTGTAAGTCACTTGTGAAACATAATCAGCTTTTTGAATGCTGTCAAAATGAAATGGGTATGGAgcatccgatttttttacatgAGAAAGAATTGGGTCCTGTCTCAGAAGTAGCAAATATGGAGTATGTTAATGCAAAGATGAGAGATTTTTTGGGGATTTATGGCTGttacgtgtgtggttgttttcctgtgtctcccctctcattctctgtaggtctcacaccattggctgttcctccaccatcgtccaaccccctgtccaatctgggagctgtctgttggccaatcagtgtcatcaggccttga